A genome region from Schlesneria paludicola DSM 18645 includes the following:
- a CDS encoding glycosyltransferase family 4 protein, with amino-acid sequence MHLAIITAGGAGMFCGSCMHDNTWARALHQAGTEVSLIPLYTPIRVDEENQTSSPLFFGGINTYLNDHVPFWGRLPRFMTHWLDSPWLIQLATRGGVSNDAAELGSMTATMLLGESGPHRQAVDELADFVGQLKPDVVCFSNSLLVGSLRALRQRYAGRVYCVLQGDDVFLDGLVEPHRSLVMSRLKERAAEFDGYIVHSRFYADYMSQYLDLPRNRFIELPLAVDCANHDGRPKSQLGSPPTVGYFARICPEKGFDLIVDSVLRLKKRIPDIRLRTGGYLGKQNEAYFRKICRLAEPLGDAFEYIGSPATHAEKVAFYKSLDVFSVPARFQEPKGLYVLEAWANGLPVVLPRHAALPELIQSTGGGLLAEPEDPDSIADRLWDILQDRSLRTDLANRGYEGVRRNHDLTTLASATIRHLQG; translated from the coding sequence ATGCATCTGGCGATCATCACGGCGGGCGGGGCGGGGATGTTCTGCGGGTCGTGTATGCACGACAACACCTGGGCTCGCGCCCTTCATCAGGCCGGAACGGAAGTCTCGCTGATACCTCTTTATACGCCGATCCGCGTTGACGAAGAAAATCAAACGTCGTCGCCTCTTTTTTTTGGTGGCATCAATACTTACCTCAATGATCATGTGCCATTCTGGGGGAGGCTGCCTCGTTTCATGACGCATTGGCTGGATTCGCCTTGGCTGATCCAACTTGCGACGCGAGGAGGAGTAAGTAATGACGCTGCGGAACTGGGCAGCATGACTGCCACCATGCTACTCGGCGAAAGCGGGCCACACCGGCAGGCCGTCGACGAACTGGCGGACTTTGTCGGCCAGCTAAAGCCCGATGTCGTCTGTTTTAGCAATTCGTTGCTTGTCGGATCATTGAGGGCTTTGAGGCAGCGTTACGCGGGAAGGGTCTATTGCGTCTTGCAGGGGGACGATGTGTTTCTCGATGGATTAGTCGAGCCACATCGATCGTTGGTGATGTCGCGCTTAAAGGAGCGGGCGGCGGAATTCGACGGATATATTGTCCATAGTCGATTCTACGCGGATTACATGTCCCAATATCTGGACCTGCCGCGCAATCGATTTATCGAGCTGCCCTTGGCGGTGGATTGTGCGAATCACGATGGACGGCCCAAGAGTCAGCTCGGAAGTCCGCCGACAGTCGGGTACTTTGCTCGAATTTGTCCCGAAAAAGGCTTCGATTTGATCGTCGACAGCGTGCTTCGCCTGAAGAAGAGAATTCCCGATATTCGCTTGCGAACGGGTGGATACCTCGGCAAGCAGAACGAGGCCTACTTCCGCAAGATTTGCCGATTGGCTGAGCCATTAGGCGATGCCTTCGAGTACATCGGAAGCCCCGCGACTCACGCCGAGAAGGTCGCGTTCTATAAATCGCTGGATGTCTTCAGCGTCCCCGCTCGTTTTCAGGAACCCAAAGGCCTCTATGTTCTCGAAGCCTGGGCCAACGGGCTGCCCGTCGTTCTGCCTCGCCACGCGGCACTACCGGAGTTGATTCAGTCAACAGGGGGCGGCCTGCTCGCAGAGCCCGAGGATCCGGATTCCATTGCCGACAGGCTTTGGGACATTCTACAGGACCGTTCATTGCGGACGGATTTGGCGAATCG
- a CDS encoding DUF1559 domain-containing protein — protein MQKVAAESGSRSLSRRSGLTMIELLAVVVIMVLLISMLLPAVQQVRESARRNQCKSNLMQIGVALNNYMMTHRVLPSGSVNNSGPIKSVADGGYHMGWLVQILPFMEQQNTFRRFDFTKSVYDKANSDASGHMFPTLICPANLATLAGSSYRGVHHDFEAPIDMNQNGVLFLNSSIDEDQISDGFSHTAYVMETVGRWGGLLSWASGTRASLGNAVIRKLENTGVAGADEANVRYELHPGTVQVNDVSTLRNELANLEGQHELVGGPSSQHADVFNVVMGDGVARSVSKSIDAKVLRNMAHRADGELPSDRNE, from the coding sequence ATGCAGAAAGTTGCGGCAGAATCGGGTTCGCGAAGTCTGTCTCGACGATCTGGGTTGACCATGATCGAACTGCTGGCTGTCGTTGTCATAATGGTCCTGCTGATTTCGATGTTGCTGCCTGCGGTTCAACAGGTGCGGGAGTCGGCGCGGCGAAATCAGTGCAAAAGCAACCTGATGCAAATCGGCGTGGCACTTAACAATTACATGATGACGCATCGCGTTCTGCCATCAGGCTCTGTGAATAATTCGGGGCCGATCAAGTCGGTGGCCGACGGCGGATACCACATGGGGTGGCTGGTTCAGATTCTGCCATTCATGGAACAGCAAAATACATTTCGTCGATTCGACTTTACGAAATCGGTCTACGACAAGGCCAACAGCGATGCGTCTGGACACATGTTTCCCACTTTGATTTGCCCGGCGAATCTCGCGACGCTCGCGGGGTCGTCGTATCGTGGAGTTCATCACGATTTTGAAGCCCCCATCGACATGAATCAAAACGGCGTCTTGTTCTTGAATAGCTCGATCGATGAAGATCAGATTTCCGATGGGTTTTCCCACACGGCCTATGTGATGGAGACGGTCGGGCGCTGGGGTGGGCTGCTCAGTTGGGCCTCGGGAACCCGCGCGTCACTGGGCAACGCTGTCATCCGGAAATTAGAGAATACAGGCGTGGCAGGCGCTGATGAAGCCAATGTTCGGTATGAGCTGCATCCGGGAACCGTTCAAGTAAATGATGTCAGCACTCTCAGGAATGAACTGGCGAATCTTGAGGGGCAGCACGAACTGGTTGGCGGGCCGAGCAGCCAGCATGCGGACGTCTTTAACGTCGTGATGGGGGACGGTGTTGCGCGATCGGTCAGCAAATCGATTGATGCAAAGGTCCTCAGGAACATGGCGCACCGTGCCGATGGTGAATTGCCCAGCGATCGAAACGAATGA